GGCAGCTGTCGGAGAAGTATTGTGATTCTTTTCAGTCGAGGTCGCCATGACTTTGACTGCGGCGGCGTCAATCCCAAAACAGTGTGCGACAATTTGTTGAATTTTGGTGTTCACACCTTGCCCCATTTCTGTGGCGCCGGTGGAGACTTGCACTGTTCCGTCTTTGTGAACATTGACGCTGGCATTCCCTTGATTCAGGAAGCGCGCAGTGAAGGCGATACCAAATTTAGTCGCCGTCATGGAAAGCCCGCGAACTTTGTGAGGATTCTGACGGTTGAACTCATCAATGGCTTTACGACGTTCACGATATTCACTGTCGGCGGTGAGCTTGCTGAAGAGTTCTTGCAGCGGCGTGTTTTCAAGCTTTTGACCGTAGTGAGTGACATTGTTTTCCGGACGATAACAATTGCGTTCGCGCACGGTGAGGGCATCTATTTTCAGATAAGTTGCGATCTCTTCAATGATGCTTTCGATGGTCATGGAGCCTTGGGGGCCGCCGAAGCCGCGGAAGGCGGTATTGGAATACATATTCGTGCGGCAGACATGGCCTTCGATATAGGCATTCGGCAAATAGTAAGCGCCATCGATATGGAAAAGTGCACGATCTAAAATGGAACTTGAAAGATCGGCATAGGCACCGCCATCCGCATAGAGATGCGCTTTCAAGCCAAGGATATTGCCTTCGTTATCGAAAGCCACATCGTAGAAGTTTTTAAAAGGATGTCGTTTGCCGGTCATCGCCATGTCGTCGTCTTTTGACAGAATTAAACGAGCTGGAAGTCCCATTTTTTGTGCGACAATGGCTGCCATCGCGGCAAAGGGAGCGGCCTGACTTTCTTTACCACCGAAACCTCCGCCCATGCGTTTTACCACGCAGACCACTTGATGCAGGCTCAGTCCCAAAGCTTCCGCAACGACATGTTGGGTTTCGCTGGGATGTTGCGAGCTGGAGTGAATCTCGATCTGACCATCTTCAAGGGGATAAGCGACGCAGGCTTGAGATTCCAAGTAGAAATGTTCTTGGCCTCCGCACTCGAATACTCCAGACAGACGGTGAGGAGCCATGGCCATCGCTTTATCGATATCTCCACAGCGCATCGGGCCTGATTTGCAGATGAAGGACTGCTTGGCGATGGCCTCATCGATGGAAAGAATTGCTGGAGCCTTCTCGATTTCAAAGGTGACCAGACTTCTCGCTAACAACAACTTTTCATAATCATCGCCAACCAAAAGTAGTGCGGGCTCATCATAGTAACCGATCTTGTCACTGACTAAAATCGGCTGTTCTTGAACAATGGTTCCCCAAATATTGTGATGAAGATCCTTGGCTGTTAAGACGGCTACGACACCCGGAGCTTTCAACGCTTTTTCATAGGAAATACTTTTAAGTGTCCCGCTGGCGCAGGGGACACCGACAGGAAGAACCAGAAGTTCTCTTTGCATGCGGGGACGGTCTTCAATAAAGACACTGGTTCCCGTGACATGGCCCAAAGACGAATCGTGTGGAATGTTTTTTCCTATGGACATACGGCCTCCGCCTTTGACTTATCCGATGACTTACCAGACGGGTTCATCTCAACAGAAAGTTCATGGAAACATTTTTTGAATAAATTGGCAGTGACCAGGCGACGGTACTCTTGGCTCGCACGCAAATCAGAGATCGGCGTGATCAGAGATGCCGCCAAGACTCCGGCCTCTTCAAATGTTTGAAGTTCAAAAGTTTTACCCTGAAGTTTTTGTTCAAGCTCGGTCAAACGAATGACACAAGGACCGATACCGCCCATCGCCAGACGAGCTTCGGCAATGTGGTTGTTGTCCATTTTGATAACTGCCGCAAAGGTCACCGCAGAGATATCCAAATCTTTGCGCATCGAAACCTTGAAGAATTTATGAAGCCAGAATTGTTGGTTTCCAGGTTTGGTTAATGCGGGAATTGCAAGACCCACTGCGATTTCATCGTCCGTTTTATCAAAGACCTTGTAGCCCTTGTAAAATCTTTTCAGAGGAACGCTGCGAGTTCCTTTGGTGGAAGCAAATTGAATTTCAGCTTCCAGCGCCATCAAAGCGGGAATGCTGTCACCAATCGGGGAACCATTGAGAATATTTCCCAGCAGCGTTGCTTGATTCTTAATTTGCGGAGAAGCGAAAATATGCAGAAGGCGTTTTAATTCCGGGTGAACATCGCGGATGAAAGTTTCCACTTCGCTCAAAGTCACTTGAGCTCCGATGAAATCTTGCGTGGCAGAACTTTCCAATTTGCGAAGCTCGGCAACTTTATTCAGAACCAGAACTTCAGATAAAATCATCTTCCCTTTGTTGACGACGACTCCCAAGTCCGTCGCTCCGGCCACGATACGAACTTGGGGGCGGGCGGCTTTGATGGCCAAAGCACTGGCTAAAGTTGTGGGAATGGAAAGGATGCGGTTTTCACCTTGAATCTCGACATCACCATCCAAGGCTTGAAATTCTGTCTTGAGTGTTTCGGTTAAATAGCGACTTGCCAAAGAAACCCACTTCGGAAGCTCAATGTGAGTGGCCGCATTCAAGATGGGCTCATAGCCCGTGCAACGGCACAGATTGCCCGTAAGATAGTTGCGCGCTTTTTTCTCGGTCACTTCCGTTTGGTCTTTGGCGCAGTCTTCAGCCAGCTGAGACATCGAGCAGATCATGCCCGGTGTGCAGAAACCACATTGGCCACCGTGAAACTCACGCATTTTTTCTTGCACTTCACTCAAGGCTTCTTGGGTGCGCACACCTTCAACAGTGACAAGGACGGCCTGGTCAAAAAGAAAAACGGGGGCAATGCAGGAGTTGATTGCGCGAAATGAGGACCATTTAGAATTCTCTAAAGAAGAAGCCAGGACTGTGCAGGCCCCGCAGTCGCCTTCAGCGCAAACGACTTTTGTACCCACCTTGTTCAAAACATTTCGCAAAAACTGCGCAAGAGGTTGGAAGGCTTCATCCCCGCGGACGCAAAGGGTTTCACCGTTAATATTGACTACGATATGGTTTCTTTTTGCTGTTTGACTCATCCTAAATGGCTCTCACGAAAACTGTCGGATTTCAATGAATCCCAGTCGTCTTCAGGCCGTTTGGCACGCGGTGCTAGAAGGGAGTCTAGAAGGTCGATCCAGGGAGTTTTAGGAACTCCAGCTCCTCTCGTGTGGAGGGGCGCCCCAGGAACTCATTACGATAAGGATAACGTCCAAAGCGATCGATGATTTCTTTATGAAGAAGCTCATATTCAAGACTACCCTCCAAGCCAGGTTGTGAGAAGAGGCGAACAGCCTCCTCATGAATCTTTTGGGATTCGCTGTGCATATAGGGCATGTACATGAAAGCTTTGCTGATAGGGGACAGGTGCTGGTCATCGCCGCTTTGCACGGCCTCTTGAGCTAAGGCCAAGGCCAGACGGTCGTTTTCAAATGCGCGGGAATCATCGCGATACATGTTTCTTGAAAATTGATCGAGGACAATAATTTCAGCCAGGCGTCCTTCTGGAGTCTTGCGCCAGTCATAGGTTTCACAGAGCACGGCTTTGTTGTGAATATCAGTGAAACGCTCGCGGATCAGGTCATCGAAGTTGTGATCCTTTGCAAACCACAAGCGACTGTCGATCTCTTCAAACCAAAAATT
The nucleotide sequence above comes from Bdellovibrio svalbardensis. Encoded proteins:
- a CDS encoding DUF924 family protein, translating into MEINSQDILNFWFEEIDSRLWFAKDHNFDDLIRERFTDIHNKAVLCETYDWRKTPEGRLAEIIVLDQFSRNMYRDDSRAFENDRLALALAQEAVQSGDDQHLSPISKAFMYMPYMHSESQKIHEEAVRLFSQPGLEGSLEYELLHKEIIDRFGRYPYRNEFLGRPSTREELEFLKLPGSTF
- a CDS encoding xanthine dehydrogenase small subunit; the protein is MSQTAKRNHIVVNINGETLCVRGDEAFQPLAQFLRNVLNKVGTKVVCAEGDCGACTVLASSLENSKWSSFRAINSCIAPVFLFDQAVLVTVEGVRTQEALSEVQEKMREFHGGQCGFCTPGMICSMSQLAEDCAKDQTEVTEKKARNYLTGNLCRCTGYEPILNAATHIELPKWVSLASRYLTETLKTEFQALDGDVEIQGENRILSIPTTLASALAIKAARPQVRIVAGATDLGVVVNKGKMILSEVLVLNKVAELRKLESSATQDFIGAQVTLSEVETFIRDVHPELKRLLHIFASPQIKNQATLLGNILNGSPIGDSIPALMALEAEIQFASTKGTRSVPLKRFYKGYKVFDKTDDEIAVGLAIPALTKPGNQQFWLHKFFKVSMRKDLDISAVTFAAVIKMDNNHIAEARLAMGGIGPCVIRLTELEQKLQGKTFELQTFEEAGVLAASLITPISDLRASQEYRRLVTANLFKKCFHELSVEMNPSGKSSDKSKAEAVCP
- the xdhB gene encoding xanthine dehydrogenase molybdopterin binding subunit, coding for MSIGKNIPHDSSLGHVTGTSVFIEDRPRMQRELLVLPVGVPCASGTLKSISYEKALKAPGVVAVLTAKDLHHNIWGTIVQEQPILVSDKIGYYDEPALLLVGDDYEKLLLARSLVTFEIEKAPAILSIDEAIAKQSFICKSGPMRCGDIDKAMAMAPHRLSGVFECGGQEHFYLESQACVAYPLEDGQIEIHSSSQHPSETQHVVAEALGLSLHQVVCVVKRMGGGFGGKESQAAPFAAMAAIVAQKMGLPARLILSKDDDMAMTGKRHPFKNFYDVAFDNEGNILGLKAHLYADGGAYADLSSSILDRALFHIDGAYYLPNAYIEGHVCRTNMYSNTAFRGFGGPQGSMTIESIIEEIATYLKIDALTVRERNCYRPENNVTHYGQKLENTPLQELFSKLTADSEYRERRKAIDEFNRQNPHKVRGLSMTATKFGIAFTARFLNQGNASVNVHKDGTVQVSTGATEMGQGVNTKIQQIVAHCFGIDAAAVKVMATSTEKNHNTSPTAASSGADINGAAALKAAEGIKKRLAWVFQLTLAGAPMDDVNECPPLNEALLKLEEFEFKDGQIKHLPSGKTMSWNELLMKAYFNRLSLGEYAHFKTEGLGYDKAKGVGTPFKYFTNGVAASEVEIDVFTGEYKVLRTDILMDLGRSLNPGIDRGQVTGAFVQAMGWVTTEKLYHNKDGKLLSHSPTTYKIPNVQDTPRIFNVDFIENNGNTANVHRSKAVGEPPFLLGISVWTAIKDALRYKSRGAIPQIISPATPEVVLMELAKYESSKL